The region GGAAATGGTCGGCATCAGCGGCGCCTCACGGCGGCTACGTGATTACCCTCACCAGTTCAGTGGTGGGATGCGGCAGCGGGTGATGATCGCGATGGCGCTTTCTTGTGAACCGGATCTATTGATCGCCGACGAACCCACAACGGCACTTGATGTGACCATCCAAGCGCAGATCCTGGATCTCCTGCGAGACCTTCAGGAGCGACGTGGCACCAGTATTATCATGATCACTCATGACCTGGGGGTCGTTGCCGAAATCTGCCATCGTGTCTTGGTCATGTATGCCGGTAAGGTCGTTGAAAAGGCCGACGTGAACTCACTGTTTGCCGCACCCGAGCATCCTTACACCCAAGGTTTGTTGCGATCACTACCGCGTTTAGATCAAGCTTCGACGCAGCTCGAAGCGATCCCCGGTCAGCCGCCGGACTTGGGAAACCTCTCCCGTGGGTGTTCCTTTCGGCCACGCTGTCCCGACGCGATCGATCGCTGTGCCGAGTCTGAACCCGCGTTGACATCGATCGGTCAAGAACGAAAAGCGGCTTGCTATGTCGCACAGGAGGCTGCCGATGTCTGACTCAACCTCGCCCACTCGAACGTCAACTCTGTTG is a window of Roseiconus lacunae DNA encoding:
- a CDS encoding ABC transporter ATP-binding protein, which gives rise to MNKDDEPLLDVRDLQVSFKTDDSQVRAVRGVSFEVYPGETVGLVGESGSGKSVTNLALMGLVPRPPGKIDGGEVWYRGRDLLKAGTTEMQSIRGRRIAMIFQDPMTALNPLMTVGQQLTEMTRLHLGMNQKDANRHAADMLEMVGISGASRRLRDYPHQFSGGMRQRVMIAMALSCEPDLLIADEPTTALDVTIQAQILDLLRDLQERRGTSIIMITHDLGVVAEICHRVLVMYAGKVVEKADVNSLFAAPEHPYTQGLLRSLPRLDQASTQLEAIPGQPPDLGNLSRGCSFRPRCPDAIDRCAESEPALTSIGQERKAACYVAQEAADV